In Candidatus Methanomethylophilaceae archaeon, the DNA window TCCATCGCCCGCCACATCGGCGCCGGAGACAAGAATTCCGCGGACAGGACGGCATCCCAGGCTCTGATGCTGGCTCTCGCCGCCGCTATCGCTGTCATTCCGGTGATGTACTTCGCAGCGGGCCCGATCATCTCGATGTCCGGTGCGGGATACAACAAGGATCTGGCCATGGACTATGTCACGCCTTACATCCTCTGTTCGGTCCCGCTGGTGTTCAACGGTCTGGTCCTGGGTCTGATGCGGGCCGAAGGGGCGGCCAAGAAATCCATGATGGTTTCGGCTTCCGCTTCGGTCATAAACATGGCTCTGGACCCGCTGATGATATACGGCCTGGACATGGGGATCACGGGTGCGGCGTGGGCCACCTGCATTTCGTACATGATCACTTCGGTGGCAGGCCTGGCGATGTATGCCCGCGGCAGGATGTACATCTCGCCTTCTGTCAGAGGGTTCCGCTTCGAACCGGACCTTCTCAGGGACATGACGGTCATGACGGTCCCGGTGGCGCTGGAATCATTGCTGTCCTGTCTAATCATAGCGCCTGAGCAGGGACTTGTGGCGTCCTGCGGAGGGGCGGAGGGGCTGGTGGTGTACATCAATTCGTTCACGTTCGTGGATCTGGCCACGATACCGTCGATGGCCCTGATGTCGGCGCTCATACCGGTGGTGTCGGTGCAGCTGGGACAGAATGCTCCGGACAAGGTGAAGGATTCCCTGAGATATTCTATGAAGCTCGTCCTGGCTGCCGGGGTCATCATGGGTGCGGCGCTATTCGCGTTCGCGGACCAGCTGGTATCTCTGTATACGTATTCCGAAGAGATGGCTCCGCTCCACGACGAGATGGCGTTCGCGCTGCGCATATACTCCGTGGTGCCGATACTGAACGGAGTGATGAAGCTGGGGACCTCCATGCTGCAGGCTCTGCGCAAAGCGGTCGTCTCCACCGCAATCATGTTCGGGAGGGAGCTGATGTTCATCCTGTTCTTCTGGTTCGCGTCCGGAGTGTCGATGACCGCGATCTACTGGTCGCTGGATGCCGTGAACCTGATCATGATGGCTGTGGTGCTGGCGGTTCTCTTCGTGGTGATGCGCGAGTATCTCAGGAAGAATGCGGTAAAGGGATGATCTGCCATCAGGAATCAAATCTGTATAGTTTGAAAAGATTGAGTACGTTTGGAAGATTTAAGAAGTTTATGAAACAATTCTTGATACTTTGTGATTGTTTTACACCACAAAGAATTGAATTGGGGTAAGTAGTTTAATTTGCTGGCAATCAGTTTGTGTTTTCTTCCTTCAAGAACTCAAAGTTCCAAGTTTCTGGTATGCCTTTTTGACCACATCGGCCATGAGTTTCC includes these proteins:
- a CDS encoding MATE family efflux transporter, whose protein sequence is MNGKSEDVEALLSDPKKAMLHMAVPLFVTYLISRLQSFIDGIWCSGLGPDPLSAISISAPAYRIIVSIGIAIGVGASASIARHIGAGDKNSADRTASQALMLALAAAIAVIPVMYFAAGPIISMSGAGYNKDLAMDYVTPYILCSVPLVFNGLVLGLMRAEGAAKKSMMVSASASVINMALDPLMIYGLDMGITGAAWATCISYMITSVAGLAMYARGRMYISPSVRGFRFEPDLLRDMTVMTVPVALESLLSCLIIAPEQGLVASCGGAEGLVVYINSFTFVDLATIPSMALMSALIPVVSVQLGQNAPDKVKDSLRYSMKLVLAAGVIMGAALFAFADQLVSLYTYSEEMAPLHDEMAFALRIYSVVPILNGVMKLGTSMLQALRKAVVSTAIMFGRELMFILFFWFASGVSMTAIYWSLDAVNLIMMAVVLAVLFVVMREYLRKNAVKG